A region from the Vicia villosa cultivar HV-30 ecotype Madison, WI linkage group LG3, Vvil1.0, whole genome shotgun sequence genome encodes:
- the LOC131659459 gene encoding uncharacterized protein LOC131659459 — translation MSQQSNDESPVSDSVAPEEFSNPNRVLKVAHLRTISSDEVKATKPKTTHAKRSKEGIHNKGTKSSASATMEELTKEGSKYVDSAITRIVNRILKENHQVPGISIPLQTIMADPLNNTSKAEAVHIVDSDLEINKDEQRVTKNTNVTEDVNDIDNNEHPKANTETDTNMVNLDEYSDNKLLTSLNPSVANMLMTRRKGKAVVQGSPKGSTQVNDPTKDTVRKKSTSAGPVKSKAVTKSKGVGPSKSWSRVIPKKRKEREIIEPESDVEVNVPDIPSRKKPTTSKLAANIPEVPIHNRLAVERELAPNAFENKEVLELIQEARLLNTVCNLPKCYEKLVKEFVVNLSEDCGNSRSVDYRKVFVRGKCVSFSPSVINKFLGRTDEAQTELEVTNNQVCQVITAKQVKFWPMKEKLTASKLSIKYAMLHKIGAANWIPTNHKSTISTVLGRFLYAVGTKEKFDYGAYIFDQTMKHARSFSIKGPIAFPSLLSGIIMDQYPNILNEHDVVC, via the exons ATGTCTCAacaatcaaatgatgaatctcccGTTTCAGACTCAGTGGCACCGGAGGAGTTCTCTAACCCTAACAGGGTCCTTAAGGTTGCCCATTTAAGGACGATTAGCAGTGACGAAGTAAAGGCCACTAAGCCTAAAACGACTCATGCAAAACGATCCAAGGAGGGTATTCACAACAAGGGTACCAAATCCTCAGCATCTGCTACCATGgaggaacttactaaagaaggatCCAAATATGTCGATAGCGCAATTACCAGGATTGTTAATCGTATTCTGAAGGAGAATCATCAGGTTCCTGGAATATCTATTCCTCTTCAAACCATAATGGCTGATCCCCTCAATAACACCAGTAAGGCTGAGGCTGTTCACATCGTTGATAGTGACCTAGAAATCAACAAGGATGAACAACGAGTTACTAAGAATACCAATGTCACCGAGGATGTCAATGACATTGACAATAATGAGCACCCTAAGGCCAATACTGAAACTGATACTAATATGGTAAACTTAGATGAATACTCTGACAACAAATTACTTACCTCCTTGAATCCGAGTGTAGCCAACATGCTAATGACAAGAAGAAAAGGCAAAGCTGTTGTTCAAGGATCACCAAAAGGGAGCACTCAAGTGAACGACCCTACCAAAGACACTGTCAGAAAGAAGAGTACTTCTGCAGGTCCTGTCAAGAGCAAAGCTGTTACCAAGAGTAAAGGGGTTGGTCCTTCAAAATCTTGGAGCAGGGTcattccaaagaaaagaaaagagcggGAAATTATTGAACCTGAATCAGATGTTGAAGTAAATGTCCCTGACATTCCATCAAGGAAGAAGCCTACAACCAGTAAGCTTGCTGCTAACATCCCTGAAGTTCCCATTCATAAT AGATTGGCTGTTGAAAGGGAATTGGCTCCAAATGCTTTTGAAAACAAGGAGGTCTTAGAGTTGATTCAAGAAGCTAGACTGCTAAACACTGTGTGCAATCTTCCCAAATGTTACGAGAAGCTGGTCAAAGAATTTGTGGTAAACCTATCTGAAGATTGTGGCAATAGCAGAAGTGTAGACTACAGAAAGGTGTTTGTAAGAGGTAAGTGTGTATCGTTCTCTCCTTCTGTGATTAATAAATTCTTGGGAAGAACAGATGAAGCTCAAACTGAGCTAGAAGTAACAAACAACCAAGTCTGTCAAGTGATCACAGCCAAGCAGGTAAAATTCTGGCCCATGAAAGAGAAGCTAACTGCAAGTAAGCTGAGCATCAAGTATGCAATGCTTCACAAAATAGGAGCAGCTAATTGGATTCCAACAAATCACAAGTCCACTATCTCAACTGTTCTTGGGAGATTTCTGTATGCTGTAGGAACAAAGGAAAAGTTTGATTATGGAGCATATATTTTTGACCAAACCATGAAGCATGCTAGAAGCTTCAGTATTAAGGGTCCAATTGCCTTTCCATCCCTCCTGAGTGGTATAATTATGGATCAATATCCAAACATTCTCAACGAACATGATGTAGTGTGCTAA